One Rhodoluna sp. KAS3 DNA window includes the following coding sequences:
- the pyrH gene encoding UMP kinase — MPNKKRRVLLKLSGEAFGGGTLGVNPDIVAEMAREIAEGAKHAEIAIVVGGGNFFRGAELSQRGMERSRADYMGMLGTVMNALALQDFLEQAGVSTRVQSAINMAQVTEAYIPLRAIRHLEKGRVVIFGAGAGLPYFSTDTVAAQRALEIKADEVLVAKNGVDGVYSADPKKDPTAVRLDEITYQDALVKGLKVVDATAFSLCMDNKMPMRVFGMQPAGNVTDAILGKKIGTFVTA; from the coding sequence GTGCCAAACAAAAAACGCCGTGTACTGCTAAAGCTTTCGGGTGAGGCGTTCGGTGGCGGCACCCTTGGTGTGAACCCTGACATCGTGGCTGAAATGGCGCGTGAAATTGCAGAGGGCGCCAAGCACGCTGAAATTGCAATCGTGGTTGGTGGCGGCAATTTCTTCCGCGGAGCCGAGCTCTCACAGCGAGGCATGGAGCGATCACGCGCTGACTACATGGGCATGCTTGGAACTGTTATGAACGCCCTGGCTCTTCAGGACTTCTTGGAGCAGGCCGGCGTCAGCACCCGCGTACAGTCTGCAATCAACATGGCACAGGTAACTGAGGCCTACATCCCGCTTCGTGCAATTCGTCACCTCGAAAAAGGCCGAGTTGTAATCTTCGGTGCAGGCGCCGGTTTGCCATACTTCTCGACCGACACAGTGGCCGCGCAGCGTGCCCTAGAAATCAAGGCCGATGAGGTGTTGGTTGCTAAGAACGGCGTCGACGGCGTTTATTCGGCGGATCCAAAGAAAGACCCAACTGCGGTGCGCCTCGATGAGATTACCTACCAGGATGCCTTGGTGAAGGGCCTAAAGGTGGTCGACGCGACTGCGTTCAGCCTTTGCATGGACAACAAGATGCCGATGCGCGTATTTGGAATGCAGCCGGCCGGCAACGTAACCGATGCAATTCTCGGCAAGAAAATTGGAACTTTCGTAACCGCCTAA
- the tsf gene encoding translation elongation factor Ts, which produces MANYTAADVKALREKSGAGMMDCKGALDEADGNIDKAMEVLRLKGLKGVTKREGRTTSNGLIVARVEGGTGYLIELACETDFVAKAPKFVELADRVADAVVAAGAETLEAALAADLNGQSVLDAINDEAAIMGEKVELRKVVSIKDAAVDAYLHRTSKDLPPQVGVLVAYSGSDATTAHDVAVHIAAFSPSVLTRDDVDADVVATERRIAEETARNEGKPEAALSKIVEGRVTGFFKENVLLEQDFAKDTKQTVAKVLENAGVTVSAFVRLRVGA; this is translated from the coding sequence ATGGCTAACTACACCGCCGCAGATGTAAAGGCGCTTCGCGAGAAGTCAGGCGCCGGCATGATGGACTGCAAGGGCGCCCTTGACGAAGCCGATGGCAACATCGACAAGGCAATGGAAGTCCTACGTCTAAAGGGTCTAAAGGGCGTTACCAAGCGCGAAGGTCGCACCACCAGCAACGGCTTGATCGTTGCTCGTGTTGAGGGTGGCACCGGCTACCTAATCGAGCTTGCTTGCGAGACTGACTTTGTTGCTAAGGCTCCAAAGTTCGTTGAGCTTGCAGACCGCGTTGCAGACGCTGTTGTTGCCGCTGGCGCCGAGACCCTTGAGGCTGCACTTGCTGCAGACCTAAACGGTCAGTCAGTTCTAGACGCAATCAACGACGAAGCCGCGATCATGGGCGAGAAGGTTGAGCTTCGCAAGGTAGTTTCAATCAAGGATGCTGCTGTTGACGCTTACCTACACCGCACCAGCAAGGACCTACCTCCACAGGTTGGCGTGCTTGTTGCTTACAGCGGTTCAGACGCAACCACCGCACACGACGTTGCAGTGCACATCGCAGCATTCTCACCGAGCGTGCTAACCCGCGATGACGTTGACGCTGACGTTGTTGCCACAGAGCGCCGTATTGCTGAAGAGACCGCACGCAACGAAGGCAAGCCTGAGGCTGCGCTTTCAAAGATCGTTGAAGGACGTGTAACCGGCTTCTTCAAGGAGAACGTGCTTCTTGAGCAGGACTTCGCAAAGGACACCAAGCAGACCGTTGCTAAGGTTCTTGAGAACGCCGGCGTAACCGTTTCTGCATTCGTTCGCCTACGCGTCGGTGCATAA